A part of Caretta caretta isolate rCarCar2 chromosome 1, rCarCar1.hap1, whole genome shotgun sequence genomic DNA contains:
- the KCNJ4 gene encoding inward rectifier potassium channel 4 isoform X1, with the protein MIKRAMGSVRVNRYSIVSTEEDGHKVSALGNMNGHSWNGKGHVPRRKRRNRFVKKNGQCNVYFANLSNKSQRYMADIFTTCVDTRWRYMFMIFSAAFLVSWLFFGFLFWCIAFFHGDLGATGVGGVPSTAKPCILHVNGFLGAFLFSVETQTTIGYGFRCVTEECPLAIMAVVVQSIVGCVIDSFMIGTIMAKMARPKKRAQTLLFSHHAVISVRDGKLCLMWRVGNLRRSHIVEAHVRAQLIKPYMTQEGEYLPLDQRDLNVGYDIGLDRIFLVSPIIIVHEIDEESPLYGMGKEELEMEDFEIVVILEGMVEATAMTTQARSSYLASEILWGHRFEPVVFEEKNRYKVDYSHFHKTYEVAGTPCCSARELQESKITILSSPPPPSAFCYENELALVSQDEDEDEDEVEVGPGLGGSTKKDGGVIQMTEFGSHLDLERLQATIPLDTISYRRESAI; encoded by the exons ATGATAAAGCGAGCCATGGGTAGCGTCCGAGTTAACAG gtACAGCATTGTCTCAACTGAAGAGGATGGGCACAAGGTCTCTGCTCTGGGCAACATGAATGGGCACAGCTGGAATGGGAAAGGACATGTCCCCAGGCGGAAACGCCGTAACCGTTTTGTGAAGAAGAATGGCCAGTGCAACGTGTACTTTGCCAACCTGAGCAACAAGTCTCAACGCTACATGGCCGACATCTTCACCACATGTGTGGACACTCGCTGGCGCTACATGTTTATGATCTTCTCAGCAGCCTTCCTGGTCTCCTGGCTCTTCTTCGGCTTCCTCTTCTGGTGCATTGCTTTCTTCCATGGTGATCTGGGTGCCACTGGGGTGGGCGGTGTCCCCAGTACTGCAAAACCCTGCATCCTTCATGTCAATGGCTTCCTAGGAGCCTTTCTCTTCTCGGTGGAGACACAGACCACCATTGGGTATGGGTTCCGTTGTGTGACTGAGGAGTGCCCGCTGGCCATCATGGCAGTAGTGGTCCAGTCCATCGTCGGCTGTGTCATCGACTCCTTCATGATCGGCACCATCATGGCCAAGATGGCGCGGCCCAAGAAACGGGCCCAGACCCTCCTTTTCAGCCATCATGCTGTCATCTCTGTGCGCGATGGCAAACTGTGCCTCATGTGGCGAGTGGGAAACTTGCGGAGGAGTCACATTGTGGAGGCTCATGTCCGGGCTCAGCTCATCAAACCCTACATGACACAGGAAGGTGAGTACCTCCCGCTGGACCAGCGGGACCTCAACGTGGGCTATGACATAGGCCTTGACCGCATATTCCTGGTGTCCCCCATTATCATTGTCCATGAGATTGATGAGGAGAGCCCACTCTATGGAATGGGCAAGGAGGAGCTTGAGATGGAGGACTTTGAGATTGTTGTCATCCTggaggggatggtggaggccACAGCCATGACCACCCAGGCTCGCAGCTCCTACCTGGCCAGTGAGATCCTCTGGGGCCACCGTTTCGAGCCTGTGGTCTTTGAGGAGAAGAACCGCTACAAAGTGGACTACTCACACTTCCACAAGACCTACGAGGTGGCTGGCACCCCTTGCTGCTCAGCCCGGGAGCTGCAAGAGAGCAAGATCACTATCCTGTCTTCTCCGCCACCTCCTAGTGCCTTCTGTTATGAGAACGAGTTGGCCTTAGTCAGCCAAGATGAAGATGAGGATGAGGATGAGGTGGAAGTGGGGCCCGGGTTAGGAGGAAGCACCAAGAAGGATGGAGGAGTCATCCAGATGACGGAATTTGGGAGTCACTTGGATCTGGAACGGCTACAGGCTACCATCCCCCTGGACACCATCTCCTACCGCAGAGAGTCAGCCATCTGA
- the LOC125628791 gene encoding endosome-associated-trafficking regulator 1-like: MPRPLFPSGTLERACPQSQGLANEEGEEPICCYPHHPPPPPDHTKSLISPGDNHLEDPEGAIPFSLKGFAKTKTRGTAKEEESKNRMFAKKLARHNLGLEDDSLSPEALGLSLEFQEPFYKDLEMCDTLSDDEDDDWGGSYHHPALEKARKSRFASMSPCSPHDSLYHNTARQLGIETFAPCLYPSNLYVSCTAHDKAPESCALHEESIGDREYPSLQLSYEELREENSMLRRKIKSIQSFSESQTRMVRNLERRLRASVVKEEKEAQGLESIVHQAERNLQGMAQRALKAESKAAKLKQEMSLLQVELESFKAENDVLRAGQSASLGAVQQNVDVALQNLCQVIANAHLSIKQLVSGTEMLHYVADLLKSIDKISEVKKEDDA, encoded by the coding sequence ATGCCACGGCCGCTTTTCCCCTCAGGAACATTGGAGAGGGCCTGTCCACAGTCCCAAGGCCTAGCTaatgaggagggggaggaacccATATGCTGTTACCCGCATCACCCGCCACCTCCTCCAGACCATACTAAGAGCCTCATCAGCCCAGGGGACAATCATCTGGAAGATCCAGAGGGAGCCATTCCATTTTCCTTAAAGGGATTTGCAAAAACGAAAACTCGTGGCACAGCAAAAGAAGAAGAGTCGAAAAATAGAATGTTCGCAAAGAAATTGGCCAGACACAATCTAGGCCTTGAAGATGACTCCTTATCTCCAGAAGCACTGGGCTTGAGCTTGGAATTTCAGGAACCATTTTACAAAGACCTGGAGATGTGTGATACCTTATCAGATGATGAGGATGATGACTGGGGTGGGAGCTATCATCACCCTGCCCTTGAAAAAGCCCGTAAGTCCAGGTTTGCCAGCATGTCACCTTGTAGCCCGCACGATTCTTTATATCACAACACAGCCAGACAGTTGGGAATTGAGACATTTGCTCCCTGCCTCTATCCCAGCAACTTGTATGTTTCCTGCACAGCTCATGACAAGGCACCTGAAAGTTGTGCTCTTCATGAAGAATCCATAGGAGACAGGGAGTATCCATCTCTGCAGCTGAGCTATGAAGAACTCAGAGAGGAGAATTCCATGCTCAGGAGGAAGATCAAAAGTATCCAGAGCTTCTCAGAAAGTCAGACACGCATGGTGAGAAACCTGGAGAGAAGACTGAGAGCCAGTGTGGTCAAAGAGGAAAAAGAGGCTCAGGGTTTAGAATCCATTGTCCATCAGGCAGAACGGAATCTGCAGGGGATGGCCCAACGGGCCCTGAAGGCAGAAAGTAAGGCTGCAAAGCTGAAGCAGGAGATGTCCCTTCTCCAGGTGGAGCTGGAGAGCTTCAAGGCAGAGAATGACGTGCTGCGTGCAGGCCAGTCTGCCAGCCTGGGGGCAGTGCAACAAAATGTAGACGTTGCCTTGCAGAATCTCTGCCAGGTTATAGCCAATGCACACTTGTCAATCAAACAGCTGGTCTCAGGAACGGAAATGCTGCATTATGTGGCTGACCTCCTGAAATCCATAGACAAGATTTCTGAAGTCAAAAAGGAAGATGATGCATGA
- the KCNJ4 gene encoding inward rectifier potassium channel 4 isoform X2, whose amino-acid sequence MIKRAMGSVRVNSIVSTEEDGHKVSALGNMNGHSWNGKGHVPRRKRRNRFVKKNGQCNVYFANLSNKSQRYMADIFTTCVDTRWRYMFMIFSAAFLVSWLFFGFLFWCIAFFHGDLGATGVGGVPSTAKPCILHVNGFLGAFLFSVETQTTIGYGFRCVTEECPLAIMAVVVQSIVGCVIDSFMIGTIMAKMARPKKRAQTLLFSHHAVISVRDGKLCLMWRVGNLRRSHIVEAHVRAQLIKPYMTQEGEYLPLDQRDLNVGYDIGLDRIFLVSPIIIVHEIDEESPLYGMGKEELEMEDFEIVVILEGMVEATAMTTQARSSYLASEILWGHRFEPVVFEEKNRYKVDYSHFHKTYEVAGTPCCSARELQESKITILSSPPPPSAFCYENELALVSQDEDEDEDEVEVGPGLGGSTKKDGGVIQMTEFGSHLDLERLQATIPLDTISYRRESAI is encoded by the exons ATGATAAAGCGAGCCATGGGTAGCGTCCGAGTTAACAG CATTGTCTCAACTGAAGAGGATGGGCACAAGGTCTCTGCTCTGGGCAACATGAATGGGCACAGCTGGAATGGGAAAGGACATGTCCCCAGGCGGAAACGCCGTAACCGTTTTGTGAAGAAGAATGGCCAGTGCAACGTGTACTTTGCCAACCTGAGCAACAAGTCTCAACGCTACATGGCCGACATCTTCACCACATGTGTGGACACTCGCTGGCGCTACATGTTTATGATCTTCTCAGCAGCCTTCCTGGTCTCCTGGCTCTTCTTCGGCTTCCTCTTCTGGTGCATTGCTTTCTTCCATGGTGATCTGGGTGCCACTGGGGTGGGCGGTGTCCCCAGTACTGCAAAACCCTGCATCCTTCATGTCAATGGCTTCCTAGGAGCCTTTCTCTTCTCGGTGGAGACACAGACCACCATTGGGTATGGGTTCCGTTGTGTGACTGAGGAGTGCCCGCTGGCCATCATGGCAGTAGTGGTCCAGTCCATCGTCGGCTGTGTCATCGACTCCTTCATGATCGGCACCATCATGGCCAAGATGGCGCGGCCCAAGAAACGGGCCCAGACCCTCCTTTTCAGCCATCATGCTGTCATCTCTGTGCGCGATGGCAAACTGTGCCTCATGTGGCGAGTGGGAAACTTGCGGAGGAGTCACATTGTGGAGGCTCATGTCCGGGCTCAGCTCATCAAACCCTACATGACACAGGAAGGTGAGTACCTCCCGCTGGACCAGCGGGACCTCAACGTGGGCTATGACATAGGCCTTGACCGCATATTCCTGGTGTCCCCCATTATCATTGTCCATGAGATTGATGAGGAGAGCCCACTCTATGGAATGGGCAAGGAGGAGCTTGAGATGGAGGACTTTGAGATTGTTGTCATCCTggaggggatggtggaggccACAGCCATGACCACCCAGGCTCGCAGCTCCTACCTGGCCAGTGAGATCCTCTGGGGCCACCGTTTCGAGCCTGTGGTCTTTGAGGAGAAGAACCGCTACAAAGTGGACTACTCACACTTCCACAAGACCTACGAGGTGGCTGGCACCCCTTGCTGCTCAGCCCGGGAGCTGCAAGAGAGCAAGATCACTATCCTGTCTTCTCCGCCACCTCCTAGTGCCTTCTGTTATGAGAACGAGTTGGCCTTAGTCAGCCAAGATGAAGATGAGGATGAGGATGAGGTGGAAGTGGGGCCCGGGTTAGGAGGAAGCACCAAGAAGGATGGAGGAGTCATCCAGATGACGGAATTTGGGAGTCACTTGGATCTGGAACGGCTACAGGCTACCATCCCCCTGGACACCATCTCCTACCGCAGAGAGTCAGCCATCTGA